Part of the Urocitellus parryii isolate mUroPar1 chromosome 2, mUroPar1.hap1, whole genome shotgun sequence genome, GCTTAATCGTTAGTTTATGGGGGTAATGAAAAAATTGAAGAGcctgggttgtagttcagtggtggagcacatgcctagcacatgtgaggcacttgggttcaatcctcagtaccacataaaaataaataaataaaataaaggtattgtgttcatctacaacaaaaaaaagtttggaaGCAGTGGTGATAACTACCTTGTGAACATAATTAATTGCCAttaaattgtacatttaaaaatagttaaaatgggcaatggggctggggttgtagcttagttgtagagcttgcctggcatgtgtgaggtactgggttcaattctcagcaccacatataaataaataaataaatgggctatggGGATAGCTCAGTATTACAGTtcctgcttagcatgcacaaggtcctcagcacaaaaaaataaaaggttaaaaatttttatgttatatgtttTTCACTATATATCAAAACCCATTTAAATTGAATgctttagctgggcacagtgaagcaggcctataatcccagctacttggaagactgagacaagaagatctcacaaattcaaggccagtctcagcaacttagcaaggccttaagcaagcctgtctcaaaataaaaagggctgggaatgttgatCATTGGTTAAGTGCCTCCTGGTTcaagttcaatacctagtacaaaaaaaaaaaaaaaaaaaaaaagttgaacactttaaatggatgaattgtATGTATTTCAATAAAGTAGTTTTTTAAAGATAACTAttgcttaaaaatgtttaaaagggcaaattttgttaatttttttttaccataaataaataaatggcaggtATACCAGAGCACAGGCACCATATTCAAAGCCTAGACAGAAAACACTGAAATGAATGATTTATTGCTCACACGTAGAAGATGCTAGAGTCAAGTGTTTGGTTTGGGGCTCTTTAAGTCCACAGTATGGAGGGTTTTGATTTAAAATGACTGAACTAGATGGGACTAGTAATAGAAAGCTATTTTAGGTGTGCTGTATGCTTTAGAGAACCGAATACAGATACAATGAATGGAAATGTACAGATTGCTAACAGAGAAAGTAAAAGTATAAGAAACATTAACATAGAAATCAGTCGTTCCTCCTGTGGTTGTTGTATACTACAACCTTTGCTtatctgtgtatatatgtatgtgcgtGTACACAtacattatgtgtgtatatatgcgattttctttctttcatttttaacacAAACAGCAATGGAACACAGAGCTtgggcattttaaaaatggacaaaatcttGCTCTTGACTTTAATCAACATTTTGCTCTTGACTTTAATCAACATTTGGGTGCCCACAAAATCAAAACCTTCAAGAACAACTTAGGCAAATactagacagattttttttttctctgttctcttttaaaatggaaaaatggtgACTCAGTTTTTTgctgttgggttttttttggggggaggggagtgccggggattggactcaggagcatttgaacactgagccacatccccagccctattttgtattttatttaaagacagggtctcactgtgttgcttaaacctcacttttgctgaggcgggatttgaactcaccatcctcctgcctcagccttccgagccgcTGGGACTCAGGCGTCCGCCACCCCGCCCCGGCATGactcagtttttaaaagattttggatTAGCCAATTAACATGCTCGGTTTTTTACTCACCAATTTCCTCCGATCCTTGCCCAGAGAGTCTAAGCTTGCACTCCTTTGGATAGTGTTTTTGAATCGTTTCCCATAGTTCCATATTGATGAGAGAATTTTTACGGGTATGATACCGAGTCCACGAAGAGACCCGGCGGCGACAGAAGGGACAGCACAAATTTGCCTTTTCGACAGTCGACTGGAAGCACGGATTACAGAGCGTGTGGTTACATGGAAGGGTTACGGGCTCGATTAGGATTTCCACACAGATCTGGCACTGGCATTCCGACAAGGAAGGGATGGCGTCCTTGGGTAGAGCCATTTTAATATGCTAATGAGGCCTACTCAACATCAACacctgaaagaaaaagaagcgtCTTTTCAGCGAACCACAGAGAAAGCAAATAAACAGTAATGTGTTTAATACTATGTCCTGCAGCGAACCACCATTCGACAGTAGGAGCTTCAAACAGGGCTTGAAGCAAAGAGACGCTGTACAGGTCAGGTAACCACCAATAAGACCTTGCAAGGCGGTGACTCTCTTCTTAAGACAAACgtccaagaaaacaaataaaggttTTAGTAGGAAGAGCAAGGCTCCTAGGGAGGAGCACCACCGCTGCGGCAGGCAAGACATGGGGCTCCGACGCAGCGGAGAGTCCGCGCCAAGTGCCCCTCCTCCCCCTTACCAGGTCAGGAGGCTGCCGGTGGCTCCGCGGCTGGCTCCGGGGCTGACTCCGGGCCACCGCTGAGAGAATGCCGCTTCCGCCCGGACACCGGGCTCCGATCGCAGGACTTCCGTTTTACCGTTGCTGCGGGTGCTGCCCGCGAGCCACCGCTATCCAGCTTTAGGCGGCCCAGCGCTGTGTCCTATTGCCCACGGGCTGACACGCCCCTCACAGCTCTTCTGTCAGCCACAAACCCTATTCGCTGCAGAGCTCCGGAGCAACCAGACAAGAGCTAGTGACGTCACAACTGCCCGCCAAAACGCCCTTTCTATTCCGACAACCGACCTAGGGCAGAGCCTCTAACGTTCCGCTGGGCGGGACTTCCGGGACCTGCGCACACCGCCCAGGCGGTTCCGCCCCCGTCTCTTCCCGGGATCTCAGCTCCTAGGGTCTAGTTGGGTAATTCCTGCCTTTCCTTGAAAGGTGGCCTCAGAGGCTgcagaaaccttttttttttggtaccagggattgaacccacgaaggcttaactactaagccacatcactcccctcagccctttttttatgttttatttgaagaCAAAAGAGTCTggccgagttgcttagggtctccctaagttgctaatgctggcaacttgatcctcttgcttcagcctgccaaatcactgagattacaggtagaAAAGGGAAACCTCTAAGACTGGaacaataatttttctaatttttccctcAGTAATCTTCAAATTACCTATTTCTATTAAGGTCTTAGTGTCAAAAGAAAATTTCGACAAATTCAGCTTAGAGATCTTAGTTGACTCTTTCCTCTCCCCCAACCACCATccccataccagggattgaactccggcacttgaccactgaagcacatcccagcctattttgttttatttagagacaggttctcagttgtttagcgcctcaccctttctgaggctggctttgtttcAGCCCACCTGAAggctgggattccaggcctgtgccaccatgttGGCTCTTAAATTACCTTTTATTTTCGGTTTTATTATTGGGTTCCCATGAGCTGGGCAAAGATTGGCTTTATAGGGAGAAAAGGGATGAAGAAagtagaaacaacaaaaaaagactgaTGTTGgtttcaaaatttctttccttgTAAAGTTGAAACAGGATTTCCTTACTGGATAAAACTGGCCTATTTGGGGATTTGGctatcatttctctctctctctctctctctctctctctctctctctctctctctctctttcagtttTGGTGATAAACcctgggccttgtacatgctagtccaatactctaccactaagctacattcccagtctcaTCTCACCTGATTTATTTTGGAAGGTTAGTTTTGATTATGTGGCCTGGAAATTTGGCATGAGTAAATCCATTTCGGTTTGGTCTGTTAGGCATAGTATAAGAACTCAGTCCAATGGCCTTCTATTTATTAAACATTAGGAAAGCATCCCTAAGAAAGTTGTTACCAGAGGTTCACTTATCCGAGAAGTTTATGGTCAAAGTAACTGTAGACCTGAGACAACTTGACAGGCACTTATACTTCCTTCTATAGACCAGCCCCTTTAAGTCTGCTGCCTAGAGATAGATTGTTTTAGGATTGCCTTCCTTTCTAAAACCTTGAAGACTGCAAGCTTTGAAAAACCAGCCTgaatctcagagcaaagcctgtccaaggaagggacatggcctttgtcattggaaagacccacagagcactcctaggcacatttccaccctgctaaattgtttatctacaaataacaggagagatctgctgggcCAGGTGTCCTTGattcaggctaggtggggatccatagcaatcccctagcagccaccaatcagcatgagacagggaaatacctggatgccagtttatggtgttgggaaaccatgtagttcagcacgaacacccctcttggcttaaaccaatcagttcaaatgaatccccctcttgtactaaccaatcacccctacccaacttgttcccgccagtgaatgtgctaatcatgctttagagttgttgtttgattttcccgtggtgagtgatgatttgctaagcgatgctatgatgtatgtgggggttcctgccttctccaaagaatgtacaAAACCGCTggaaaccctgggcttggggcctctcaggatcaccagttgctgtgtgtgcgcgcacgGAGGAccgaaataaacacctctttgctgtttacatcgatcttggtctctggtagTCTTTTGGGAGTCCTGAATTAGAGCATAACacattgattacctaagatattgagtacattgttcaaaatattgtTCTGTAACCTAAGTCAATCATGATTAAGGTTTTACGTTTTCacctcaatcactaggtgctaggTAATGCAACTAGACTACATGACTCCTGACCTATTGttcacttctaactttaaagcatacctataattatttcattaacctttaactttaaagcatacttatgattattggtaagctttcttacttctaaactaaaatcccagtaaaacacacttaaagtagtgaaattctattatttaaaagcctactactctgaagtgtctctaaaatatatctgttaattttacattattctattttaatttccaaggtaatttccttttttcaaatGACTTATTTAACTGAtttcttaaagaacttccttgatTCTTGTTCAAAGCACATCAATTCTTAGGTCTTTGTAATCttttaactaaagggcaggctctgcacctcaacccatttgtcatttatattaactatgtgttttccattttcatcataagtttctgtgtaaggcaaaggagggtctattggttggggagtgtatttttattagcctcttgtcctTGGGGGGATACCATAAGCTACATATGGTGGTCCTTGTACTGTTGGtacagcaattgtttttctgtagctaggctATTGTACAGTTTGTGGCTTTAGGATGGGGTTGGGGGGACTAGTTAtccatggaataaatatttggaattgttataaataaataatatggaatTGTTATCcatggaataaatatttcttgttgttcaggcttgaggaataacaccattgtttgtatcctgagagacTGAAATGCGCCTCATGGCATGTCTCaattgtatccttagtctcattctgggaattttcctgcaatctcaggcaatacttacttttattattgattgagtatgccctgttatccatatcatgagtatcatcaacaaaacacttaacattcctaaTGGTTCCAGATTCCAGATGGTGTGGCCTTGCCTTGCCGAAGCATCCCCCATGCTGTTACCCTGTCAGACAGCAGGTGCAGGAACGCCTTcaccactcctgtaatcccatagacttgggaagctgaggcaggaggattacaagttcaaggctaaccttagcaatttaatgaggccctaaggaatttagcaagaccctgtctcaaaaaaataaaaagggctagagatatagctcagtggtaaaatgctctgtgggttcaatcctcaatatcaaaaagaaaaaaaaaagtgtacaccACTTTATTGTTCCGTTTTCATATAGAGCAAAGCTCTAGAAAGGAGGTTAAcaagaatataattttacattttatgcatTTCAGCATTAActttgtggttctttttttttttttgtgtgtgtgtgtgtggtgatagtggcattagggattgaacccagggtcttgcatgtgctaagcatgcactctgcCACAGAACTACATACCCAAGCCATTAACTTTTTGAACCACAACTGATTCTACAGAATTGgtttcaatgaaaaacaaaatgaaacagaatttgGCTAGGAAAATGATGGGAAATTCATAAAGAATGTGATCCCCCTCCCCCAGAGTACTTAAAAGCCAGACCTGAGGTTTGGTTTTGTCAAGCAAATAATAAGAGTGTATAAACAaggtcataggaagagaaaaggaaatcacTGTGCATGAAACAGTCTTTAAGTCCATTTGGATTTGCTGAGGGCATTCAGGTTGGGTAAAGGAATGGTTTCCATggcctggggttatggctcagcagtagagcgctcgcctagtgtgcgtgaggccctgggttccatcctcaaaaccacataagaataaataaataaaggttagggctggggttatagccaagtggcagagtgcttgcctaccatgtgtaaggcactgggttagagcctcagcaccacatataaataaattaaataatggtattgtgtccatctacaactaaaatttaaaaaatataaataaaggttaaaaaaaaaaaaggaatggtttCTAGGTGGAGCCTAAACAAGGAGTTGTGGGTTCTTGGTAGAGAACTTTGGGAACTTGTGGTCCAATAATAGCATAGGACTAAGTGATTTTATAAATAGGAAGCTCATGTGTTAACTGTTACTAGTAATGTTATTTGCTGTTATAAAGAGAGAGTCACATATGAAGAATTCCTGAAGCATACTATTTTACTGTGAAAAGAGAGATGGGAAACAGACTTGGGCATATATTCCAAGGCAGTAGGTTCATCCCATGTGCCAACTGACCAGTTGGCAGTGGATGCCTGGAATATGTGTAAAGTACAATTCCAAGGAATATCTGGCTGAGCAAGACAGCATACTATATAATGGATTAGTGATGTCTATTGTGGGTGGTGAAGGGAGTCATCAGCATGCATGCTATATATTTGCCTTCTTTATACTGAAGCTTCATTCCAGTCAGTTGCTTTAGGTGCCTGTTAATAAAAGGCGAGGTCCAACTTTGTCCAGTTGTGTCAGTCCTTACTTGCTCCatgttctgggtttttttttaaatattttttttagttgtagatggtcacaatacctttattttatttatttattattatgtggtgttgaggatcaaacccgatGTCTCACgtatgtgaggcaaacactcacCACTCACTTGCTCCATGTTTTATTCCCAGCACATAGTTGAGACATATTTTTGTATGacatagagccacatccccagcctttttattttttattttgaaacaaggtctccataaattgcttagggtcttgctaaattgctgaggctggcctcaacctctgggttactggaattacaggcatgcatcttCATGCCCATCTTCCTCCTGTGACTTCTGAACAATGAAGAGttggcttcttttttaaaattttttttattttatttgttttgtggagTTGGCTTCTAATAGCTGCTAGGAGGGCATGGATAACGCATATTGAAGTGAAGGATATCACTCCccatggaggaactttgggcaattGAAAACAGTTTAGACTGAGTGAGTACAACAGACAAAtttgctttccttcttccttccaagGCCTGATTTTCCCAAACAGTATGTGGGTACAGAAGGAAAGAGCGATAGATGTACCTGTTGAACAACCTGCTATGTCTCTCATGGCTCATCTTCAAGGTATATTACTTCATATCCTTTTCTACCCTACTTTCTTTCAGCATGCCTCCTCACTCTGACTACCTGAATTTGTACCTTCCAAATAAAGTGTCAGTACTTAATCCTCACCTTGTAAACAGGgtccacatttttaaatatttctattacaACACCTAGCACATGGCATTTGGTATTCAATAACcattataaataaatgatcagTTAATTCTCTTTTTAGTATAAATAACTATGATACTATACTAGAGAACACATATATGCCAGCATCTCATGATATAGATTTtaggtgttttatttatttatttattttttattttttgaatttttttttaatatttattttttagttctcggcagacacaacatctttgttggtatgtggtgctgaggatcaaacccgggccgcacgcatgccaggcgagcgcgctaccgctgagccacatctccagcccaggtgttttatttttattcaccttTTAATAAGTAGTACATTCacataattcaaaatttaaaatgtccaaaAGGGATTAACAGTGAAATGACTTCCTCATATCTTTGACCTCTAAGGTCTTAATTTCTTTCCTGCAACAACTAATATAATTTCTTATGTATCTCTGCAGAATTTTATGAATCTCTGCAGAATTTTATAGCTAAGCcaatattatatgttatataatattttccacttaacaataaatatgtaattaacaacaacaacaatacattATGGTGATAACTCCCTATCATTAAACAAAGAGTTTCTTCGTTCTTTTATAGAgctaaatagaaaatattcattgtATCACTTACATATTCTTTAATACTGCTTTTACTTTTTGCCATAACAATAAATCTGCAGTAAATAAATTACACatacattttactattttcaaGATAAATTACTACAAATGACATCAGGATCTCGGGGCAGAAGGTTAGTTTTTGACAGATGATATCAACTCTTTTAGGGGTGACTTTTGCTCTTCAGGAATCCTCTCTGCTTTCCCTTTCTCAATGACCTGAACAGCCCTCAGCAAACCATCCTGCAGAGCCTGGTTCTTTACCATGTTAGTGATCATGAATGTGATATCCCTGATGTACATCTGTCGTACTTTAGCAGCATAATGATCTGCCTTGTGACCATGTGCAATAAAGAAAGTACAAATTGCTGTGATATCTCCTTCTTGCAGCCCACATTCTTCCAGAACAGACTCCCACACAACTCTAATGCGATTGTTCTTAACTTTTCGTCTAAGGACAGAGGCTAAGGTGGGAAGACCTCTTACCAGGTCTGGTAGTTTCTCAAGTACACGTGTGTGCAAGCTGATAAGCACTTCAATGACGTAGctgtataaaatattcaattcaaTTGAAGTGAACCTATGAAAAAACATGGGGAACTTCTTATGCAACAGAACACTATTAACAgacataaaaatgcatttgatcaTTACAAATCCAGTAGAAGTtattgtattttagaaaatactttagAACTAGACCCTGCACTAACCTAGATAGCTATGTTCTCAGGCTACACTACTGTATGTTCTTCAGTGACAAGGGAGTTTTATTATCCATCTCTGTGCTAGTGAGACTTTGGCAAGTAACAGGCACTGTGAGGACATGTGTACCACAGGGCCTAGCATATAATACAGGtgctaaaattgatttttttttcaatgaataaacacaagaaaatgtaatttcttCATAATCCATAGTTGGGACCATACTAAATTCAGTTTTGAAATAACAACTAAAAGCTTTTACCATAAAATTCCTCTGATTTTTCTATCAATACTCACTTCAGTGCCAAAACTGCTGTCCACATTTCATCTTGAGCTGCTTGGCTTGCCAAAGTCTTGCTATGATGTTCAAATTTCTGTGTCAGATTATCTTTGGTATTGTCCAGTTCTTTGAACTGTGCTTCTAAAGCTTGGAGTTTGTGGTCTACTCTATAGGATAAAAGAATCAGAGTTAGTTTAGGTCAGGGGAAAAAACTAAGGTATTTCTTTAACCTAAGGTTCTAATGCATTATGTACAACCACCATgaaatttggtgtgtgtgtgcatgtgtgtgtgctgctatgtatcaaacccagagccttgtgtgaGCTAGGCAAGGAGATATCTACCACAGAGCTTTACCTCCAACTCCTgggtaaatatttaaatttaaaattatgaacacATGGTACTGGGaaattaaattgatcaaattattttatgtacatgtatgaatgtataAAAGGAAGCCtactatatgtataattataatgtatcaataaaaaatgttaaataaataaataaaatcatgaacaGATGTTTCCATTCGCCATTCCCTCTAGCATTCATATTTGTTCTTTCCTTACTTCACACTTTTTAATTATCTAATTACTTGAATTATATGTCATGtcttatctttatattttatactttgagtATTTTATACAAGCATGACTTCAATTCTCACAACCATAAGAATTAAAACagtcatttttactattttatagataaagaaattgagtcTTAGAAAGATTGAGATTTAATGTCATGTAACTAGCTAATACTGGGACCACTGTATAATTATATGGCTTTCTCTACCCTATCATGACTGTACAAATCCTTCTGTCCTTCAAGGTTCAAATTTCACCACCTTcttgtttttgattatttttaaaaatatttttgttggttgttgatggacctttattttattaacttatttatatatggtgctgagatcaaacccagtgctttacatcgtgctgggcaagcactctacctttgagccacaaccccagcccctccaccaccTTCTTGATTTCCTCTGGACCTGGAGATCTTCTTACCTCCTGCTTCTCTCTTATAGGAATGATCTCCATTACCTATCCCTCTTTACCCCTACTTCATTTTTAGAGTTAGCTTTTCATAAACTAAGttcttagaggaagaaaatcagAGACCATTTCTTAGATATCTTTATGCCTGTCCTCCAATACCTAAAAGAGGTCTTATCtagaagtaataaaatatttctatgttaCGTGATTGACATTTGTGATGTGAATGAGAGGCTGACCCTTGTAACACAACATGGGGATCTGAGTAGCTTTGAATAGCCCTGATCACCAGAGGGCACTATGGCAGCAGAATTGTATCTAactgaaccacacacacacacacacacacaaaaaaaaaaaaaaaaaaaaaaattggagaaacaAAACTCACTTTCCTGAAGCCACCCACTTgtctttcctgaaataaatgaCGCATAAGAATACAAGTTATTTCCCCAGTGACCTGAATACCTTTGTGGTTGCTCTATCCTTGATGATCTTCTTTTGATCCTTAGCTTCTCCTAGGCTAATTCAGCTTCAGGTTCCACCTTGCTCCTAGGCTCTAGACCTGTATTTTCATCTGTTTTGCACATTTCTACCTGGAAATGTCAAACTCAACGGTCCTGAGCTGAATCTACTAACACCCCTTCCATCTTCAGAAATTATTATGGAGGGATTTTCTCACTGCTTCAGATTCTATTAACACAGATAAGATGGAATATGAAATGTGCATTTCATAGGTATACAAACCTGCATAATCTAATAGGGCAACAGTCTCTGTCTACAAGTAAAAAACCATGTCACCTGGCACACTGTTTGTATTAACTTTTAGATCTTTGAGACTATATTGCTATATAGCTCATCTCTAGCTTAAACTCTAGGAATAAATTCTAGCTTGTCAATCTGTATATAAGTTTATAATTGCAGCATTTTTTTAATCCTCCCGCCAAAAAGGCATTCCTGGACCAttctaaataattattaaacaacATGCAAACCTGAGTGCAGTCTGCTTTTACACTACAATTCCCTAGCTCTGTTAATGACCTTACCAATTTATCCAATTACTTGAACTAAAAATCTCAGAATAATTCTCAACCCTGTTTTCTCTCATCCTCCAATTAATGTCTCTTTAATCTATCCTCTCCTCTGCATCCCAAGATCTAAGCCAGCTCATCCTCTGTAACCAAGAAACTTGCTTCCATGTCCAATCCATCCTCCagacatagtttttaaaatacaatctgattgggctggggttgtggctcagtagtagagcacttgcctagcatgtgtgaggctctgggttcaatcctcagcatcacataaaaataagtaaataaagtcattgtgttcatctacaactaaagaaaagtatatattaaaaaatacagtctGATTATGTAACCCAACAGATGATATACCTTTTATGCCACCCTGATTTGCCCAATAACTTTAGATCCCAAATGGCATCTCCTTAGCAGGAAACATGAAGCCCATTCCCCTTTCCTTCATCTTCTGCCTGCCCTCTTACACATTTTAGTCACTAATATGTAATTCCAAACTTATATATGGCTTTCATGTACTGTTTCCTCAGTCTAGATTCCTtcccacattttcatttctcataaaCTTCACTCTCATTGCTCAAATGTTCCTATAGAAAGAGTCCTTTTCCTAATGTCAAAGGCAAAATTTAGTTTTCTGCCCTTGTGTTCCATTAACTCTTTAGAAACCACCATTAGCTGTGCTGTATGCTCCTTGAGGGCAGAAACCacattttacacttttttttttaaacaaaagcaaaaagctTTTATTGAAGGCTGACCAACAAGGAAACATGAGACATGCTCAAGTCTCTCAGTCTGGATTATTGTAAATTTAgcatttagtatatatatatatgaattgaatGGCATTACAGAAGATTTTTACATTTTGGGagttggtaccaggattgaactctggggcatttgactactgagtcacatcctcagcctttaaaaaaaaatattatttagagacagggtctcactgagttgcttagcacctcgctttttgctgaggctggttttgaactcacaatctttccTCAGCCCccaaaactgctgggattacaggcatgtgccattgcacacAGCTTAATTTACATGCTTTTTTTTGAACTTGGAAGACTTAAACCATTTTAACAGAAAATTCTAATTATCATGTCTGtagttcttttcttatttctactCTTTATTCTTTGCTTCCCCATCTTCCCAGAATTTCAGACACATGCTTATTGCCCCCGGGGACCCCTTAGCAACCTTTTCATTGCCTCCTTCAAGGATACCAAAGTTGTGGTTTCATTGTTCATCTTCTTaaggcaaaaatgaaaagaaacaaaataaagcaaaacaaaacccaaaagatGTTTG contains:
- the Smco1 gene encoding single-pass membrane and coiled-coil domain-containing protein 1 — encoded protein: MNNETTTLVSLKEAMKRVDHKLQALEAQFKELDNTKDNLTQKFEHHSKTLASQAAQDEMWTAVLALKFTSIELNILYSYVIEVLISLHTRVLEKLPDLVRGLPTLASVLRRKVKNNRIRVVWESVLEECGLQEGDITAICTFFIAHGHKADHYAAKVRQMYIRDITFMITNMVKNQALQDGLLRAVQVIEKGKAERIPEEQKSPLKELISSVKN